The genomic segment GGAGGCGCAGGCAAACGTTGAGGTAACGGCTGCTGTGGTCGAGGCGGTGCCGCGATCGGCGGCGGTGGTGCCTGGAGGTGCGCCAAAGGCGGTGGTTCGGGAATCGTCGGCGGGTCCGGATCGGCGATCCCTGCGGGGCGAACAATTCCGATCAGCGAGACGGGCGCGCTGCCATGAACCTGAAAACCCGCCGGGTGAATGCCGTCGGCGGCCCGCCGGGTCGGCTCATTCCATCCCGCTTTGGGACGGGTGATGAGGACCGCGAGTTTGCTCTTGTCGTATGGGCAGTAGGCCCCGACTGCTGCAATGACGAAGCGCCCCTCGGTGCGTGTGAGGGGGCCGCGGGCGATCTGGCTCTGGGACGGATCATCGCTCACGGCATTGTCAACCAGAGTGTCCACAACGCGGTTCGCCGGCGTGCCGTTATCCAGTGCCTGACAAACCTTGTGAGCCGTCTCGACGAGGCTTGGCACGCCTGCCACGGCGGGGACGCCTTCATCATCGAGAAGCGCCAGAAATTTGTCGTCGTTTGGGTCAGCCGCTGCTGCACCGCCGCGCACTATTGCAACGCCGCCGAGCAACGCGATGGCGGCAATCGGAATGCCGACATAGCTGGTGATGCCATTGAATCGGTAGGTGCCGGTTAACATGAGAGGGCTTCCATTCTGCAAGAGCCCGTCCCGACGGACTTCGGATAATCACCTAGGCCGCAGGTGTGATCGCCTGCGGGTGTCGTCGTTGACGGGCGCCGGATCCGTCTCTCAGGAGGCATCGGCAGTAGGCGTCGTCCGGCGAAGTCGCCGGTGCTCGGTATTCTGAGCGATGTGCCGCCGGGCAAACGGAGATGACGGGCGAAGTGAACTTCGTCCATCTCAATGCATCCCAGCAGCCGCAGGACGATGCGCCTGGCAATCGCACTGCCGCTGGCCAACGACATAGCAAGATCGTACCGCCGGCGCTCGGCGTTGGCTGACTGTGAGTACGAGCTGCGAAAGATGTTTTGCCGATTGTGAAACATCAACTGAAAGAACGTCTTTCGAGCGGCGAATCGGCTGGTTAGGGTGCTATAACACCGGCACAGCGCGACGATCCCGCCGACGGAGACCCATCACCACGCGTCGTCGAGACCGTCGCGATCGTCGCCCGTCGCGCGCTCGGCGTCGGTCACCTGACGATCCGCTTCCTGAATCAGCTTGCGGACCTCGTTCATCAGCTCGCGCATGTCGGCGCGCAAGGCATCGACGGCGGCGTACAGATCGGCCTTGGTAGCCGGTTGATTCGCCGCCGACAGCGGCCCGACGCCAGGTGCCGTGTGGGCCGCACTGGCGCTCTGAGAACCGGGTACCTCGCTCACGCTCCCAGACAATGCCATACCCAGGCAAGCAGCGACAACGGAACGCCGCGTTATCCGAACGGCTACCGCGCATTCACCCGTCGTCGCGGCCTAGCCGCCCCGTCCTGCACCGGCGGCGTCCTCGAGAAGATCGGCTGCCCTCGCAACGCTTTCGGCGGGTTCGGTCGTCGTGGTCGCCAACTCGCGGGCCCGCGCAACGCAGTCCGGCGCGAGAATCGAGCGCAGCCCCGCGATCAGTAAATCCGGAGTGGTGGACCAGAATTCGCGCCCGAAGCCGACTCCCAGCCGGGTGACCGCCGCCGCCCACACCGGCTGATCGTCGCCGGCATGCCACAGGATCAACGTCGGAACGCCGGCGCGCATCGCAGTGGCCGTGGTTCCGGCACCGCCATGGTGGACGACCGCCCGACAGGCCGGGAAAACCGCCGCATGATTCACCGCGTCCACCAACTTCACGTGACCGGCAGGTGCAATGCCGGGCGGCCCGCCACCGATCAACGCCCGCTCCCCCAACTGCGCACAGGCCGCGGTGATCACGGCCACCGTCTCGGCGGGATTGGGCAGCGTCATGGCGCCGCCGAACCCGAAGTAGATCGGCGGCGTTCCCGCGGCGATCCACGACAACACCTCCGCGTCGGCGTCCGTCGGCAACTCCATCGTCAGTGCCCCGACGAAGGGCCGTCGCTTACCCCGTTGCGCCCATTCGGTGGCCAGCCCGGGAAAGCAGAACTCGTCATATGCCTGGATTTCCAAGGGTTCTCGCGCGGGCGCGGCGACGTCGGGCAGGCTCAGATCGCGACGTTGAGCGTTGTGCGCCTGCTGGGTCAGCTCCCCCATCAGGCCGCCCGGGATCGTGGGGTCGCCAGGGAAGAAATGCAATGCCGCATGCGGGATTCCGTAGTATTCCGCGACATTGGCGGCCACGCGTTGCTCGCCCTTGCCCGTCACCAGCAGGTCGGCCCCATTCGCCAGCGCCTTGAAGCCCGTGCTCCAGTCCGCCAGGATCTGGGTGACGCGCCGCACGACGTCGTCCACGCCGCCCAGCGGCGGCGGATTCGTGCCGAACGCGACCGCGGCAAGCCCCGTCGACTCGACGAAGCCGAGCATCCAGGGCGGGACCGCCAGGCACACGTCGTGACCCCGGCTGCGCAGCTCGCGAGCGAGCGCGGCGAACGGCTCGACATCGCCGCGAGTGCCGTAGCCGGCCAGCACGAACTTCACAGACGCTCCTGCTAGTAGTTGTCGTATTCCGAGAAGACCACGGCATTGCCCTCGCTATCGTTAGCCAGCAGCGTCACATAGTTTCCCTCATCGTCGGTCCCGCCCCGCGAACTGATCGACGGAATCGGCTCGAGCTCGGGCAGCCACGGTCGTGCAGCAGAACACCCGGTGGCCATTCCGCGACCACGCGGCCGGCGAGCGCTGCCACCGGAACGCACCTCGACATGGGCTTCACGGCTAGGGCTGAAAAGCAGGAAGAATAGAGCCGGAATCGCGAATCTCCCAGATACTGTTCTTGCTCACGCCATCAAAGTTGATCTTATTCAACGTTTCTCGCGAATACGTGAGATCGATGGCAACGTGAGTCGCGGTATTGCCGTATGGGTCGGTCATCGGGAAGGTGCCCTGCACGTTCACGGCGGAAGCGTCCGGGTAGGTCGCTCGTGCGTATCGGAGAATGTCGATGGTGTCGTGCCGCGCACCGTCTTTGATCATCGTCTCGGTGTAATTGTCCCGAATGGCAAATCGGGCGTCGACGACGTCGCCATTCGGGCCAGCAGAAATGGCGAAGGCCACTCCGTCTGGCTTCTTGGGGCCGGTCGGGGTCGGTGGCATCGCCTCGGTTAGTGTCGACGGTCCAGCCGCGGCCGGACCGCTCGACGACGACGTCGCCTGGCTGTCATTCCTATCGTCGAAACCCCAGCTTTTGCCGATGATGATGAGCAGACCGAGCGCGACGAGTGCCGCCACGGCCAGGGCCGCCTTTCTCGAGATGTCCTTCTTCGACGGGTCCGCGGGTGAGTCCTTGAGCGCCTCCGCGGCGAAAGCCCACTCGCTGGTCCACTGCCGGCCGTCGAAGTACCGCTGCAACCCATGGCCGACCCCGGCAGGGTCTGGGTACCATCCCGGCGCCGATTTGGGCGGGGGCGGCGCCTGTTCAGATGACATGTTGCACCTTTGTGTAACGGTGCCCTTCCGGCTACCCGGCACGACGGCCACTCAAAACCATGCTAGCGATCGCGCACGATGACGCTGAACGAGACGAACATTGGTGGACGGCGGCCCTGCGCTGGCATGTCGGCGGACGCGGCGGCCGGGCAGCACCGCGGGAAGCATGCGCACCATCCTGAGCTGGTTGACAGTGTCAACCATGGTGCCTACCCTGGTAGACAGTGTCAACCACGCTCGGGAAACGGGAGCAGCCATGCAGACTAGAGCGACTGCGACGACGTCGGCGTTTGCGCGTCGCTATGGACCGTGGGCGCTTGTGACCGGCGCCAGCGACGGCATCGGCCGCGAGTTCGTCACTCAGTTGGCGGCACGAGGTTTGAATGTCGTTCTGGTGGCCCGCCGCGCGGCGATGCTGGAGGCCTTGTCCGCTGAACTCGTTGCGCACCAACATGTTTCGTGCCGTGTGGTCCCTTTGGACTTGGCGCAACCCCACTCAGTCGACCGGCTGGTCGCAGCAACCAGCGACCTCGATATAGGACTCGTTGTGGCGGCGGCCGGCTTTGGGACATCAGGGCGATTGATCGACGCACCTTTGACTGCCGAAGTCGAGCTGTTGACCGTGAATTGCGCTGCGGTACTTGAGATGACGTGGCACTACGGGCGCCGGCTTGCCGAGCGGGGCCGCGGTGGCATCGTCCTCATGAGCTCGTTGCTGGGTTTCGCCGGCGTTCCACAAGCCGCCAACTACGCCGCCACCAAAGCCTATATTCAAAGCCTCGCCGAGGGCCTGAGCCGAGAATTCGCCCCCATGGGCGTCGACGTCATCTCGTCCGCGCCCGGGCCGGTACACAGCGGTTTTCGCGGCTCGCGCGAATATGCACATCGCCGCCGCGACGAAACCCGCGGTGGTTGCCCGCGCAACCTTGCACGCCCTGGGCCATCGCACCACCACACGTCCCGGAGGGCTGGCGAAGCTACTGGGCTGGTCACTGTCGCTGCTGCCGCGACCGTTGCAGGTCCTGGTGTTGGCGCAGGTGATGAAATCGATGGCGGTCGACGCAGAAAAGCCGCAGCCGGCGCCCGCCTCGTTAATCTAGGTCGTGACCGCCAGCCAGTCAGACAACACTGCCAGCGCCCGTGAGGCCTACATCGTGGCGGCTCAGCAAGTGATCGCAGAACGCGGTGTGGAGAATCTGAGCCTGCGCGAGGTGGCACGCAAACTCGGCGTCTCTCATCAGGCGCCGTACAAGCATTACCCCAGCCGCGACCATCTGCTTGCCGAGGTGATGCGCCGCTGCTTTCAACGGTTCGCCGAGTATCTGGACGCCCGAGAGCATTTCGATGACCCCGGCGACGAATTAGCCTCGCTGGGACGCCGCTACCTCAGCTACGCCCAACAGCACCCATTGGAATATCGGCTGATGTTCTCCACCCCCTGGCCGGAAACGGCCGAAGGCCCCGAGTTGGTGCGTGACGCGATTCACGCATTTGACGTACTACGGCAAGCCTTGCGTCGCATCCACGGCCCCGCAACGTCGAGCTCAGATCAGGTTGACCTCGACGCGCTGTTCATTTGGTCTTCGATGCACGGACTTGCCGGTGCGTTGAACGGCGACGTCGTCGGCAGACTGCGGTTGACACCGGATGTGCTCGACCGCGCCACCACCCATGTCATGCAACGCATCGGGCACGCGCTGGAGGATTGACGGTGGGCAGGAAGTGAGCCGCACCTCTGATCGGGGACTTGGGATGGTGGGCGCGGACGGTATCGAACCGCCGACCGCTGGTGTGTAAAACCAGAGCTCTACCACTGAGCTACGCGCCCTCTATGCCCGCCGCAGGCTACACGCCCGACGGCCGGGAGCTCAAACTCTCAGGCCCGCAAAGCGTCCAGCGCCTCGGTCCACAATCGCTGATCGCGCGCTTCACCCGGTTCTTTCATCTCGGCGAACCGGATGATCCCGGACCGGTCGACCACGAACGTGCCGCGGTTCGGATAACCGGCGTGGTCGTTGAACACGCCGTAGGCCTGACAGACCTCGCCGTGCGGCCAAAAGTCCGACAGCACCGGAAACAGGAAGCCGCTTTCGATCGACCAGACCTTGTGCGTGGGCGGGGGCCCCACCGAGATCGCCAGCACCACGCTCTCGTCGTTTTCGAATTCGGGCAGGTGATCGCGCAGCAGGTCCAGCTCACCCTGGCAAATCCCGGTAAACGCCAACGGGAAGAACACCAGCAGTACGTTCTTGTCGCCGCGATAGCTGCTCAGGGTGACGCGCTGCTGGTTCTGGTCGCGCAGAGTGAAATCGGGGGCCGTCGTCCCGACAGGCAGCATTAACGCTTCCCGGCGCGCGACTTCGGCTGCACCAGCCGGCTGGCGCTCCAGTCCCCCAGGTTGACCGACGACGTCGGCATCAGGCCGGCGGTCGGAGCCGCTTCGGCGATCTCGGCGGGCAGCACGTGGCCGGGCTTGCCGGTCTTGGGTGTCAGCACCCAGATCACGCCGTCCTCGGCCAGCGGGCTGATGGCGTCCATCAGGGTGTCCACCAGGTCACCGTCGCCGTCGCGCCACCAGAGCAGGACGACGTCGACCACCTCGTCGGTGTCCTCATCGAGCAACTCGGAGCCGCAGGCCTCCTCGACCGCCGCGCGGATGTCGTCATCGGTGTCCTCGTCCCAACCGAACTCCTGGACAACCTGGTCTCGTTGGACGCCCAGCTTGCGAGCGTAGTTCGAGGCGTCATCCGCCGCGACCACCGTGGACCTCCTTCAACAACAACCTGCGCGCCATGCGATTGGGGATTATCGTCGCACAGCCAGAAGCTGGTTCACACTCCGCCTCAGAAGGACGCCAGGCACAATTTCAGCGCCTTGGTTTTGGTGTCGTTGAGTTGATCGACCCGACGGTTGAATTCACCGGTCGCCGCGTGAGTGCCGATCGCGTTGGCCACGCCGCGCGCGGCGTCGATGTAAGCGTTGAACGCGTCCTTCAGCTGGGCCGATAGCGCATCGTTGAAATTGTTGCTCACCGTGGAGGCGCTGTTGTTGAGAGCGTCGATGGCCGGGCCCTCGAACGGGCCGGTGCCGCGGCCCCCGTTGAACGCCCCGACGTAGGCGTTCACTTTGTCGATGGCTTCCTTGCTGGTGGTGGCCAGCGAGTCGCACGAACTGCGGACCGCCTTGGTGGTCAGCGATTGTTGCCGCTGGGACTCCCGGACGCTGGACGTCGCGATCGAGGCCGACACCGACGACGAGACCGATTGCCGGTAGGCCGGAGCGACCTTCGTGTCGGGTGTGGCGGTGCCGTTCGTGACGGTGGTGCACCCCACGATGCCCATCAACGCGGCGGCGATGCAGCCAACCGCCAGCACGCCACGCTTGGGGAATTCTCCCCCGTGCGTGCGAGGGACGACTTTCCATCCGGTGAGCACGGTTTGTGACGTTACCGGGTGGCGATTGCCGGTGCCGTCAACGCATCGCGGTTTCGTGTCGCCGGGTGATGTTCGCCAGCGATCCGATTGCGGCTACCCGCCCGAGGCGCCGGTACGGCACGATAGGGAGACGGACACCCGTGCAGGTGACCGCCGACAACAGGAGCCGAAGTTGACGACCGAGTTCGCGCGCCACGATCTGGCCAAAACCCCAAGCAACGGAAGCGAACCCGATCGCGTCCGGGTGATCCGAGACGGTGTCGCGTCGTATCTGCCCGACATCGATCCCGAGGAAACGTCGGAGTGGCTGGAGTCCTTCGATGAACTGCTGGAGCGCTCGGGTCCGGGCCGGGCCCGCTACCTGATGTTGCGGTTGCTGGAACGCGCGGGCGAACAGCGGGTGTCGCTGCCGGCGCTGACGTCCACCGACTACGTGAACACCATCCCGACCGAGCTGGAACCGTGGTTCCCCGGCGACGAGGACGTCGAACGTCGCTTCCGGGCCTGGATCCGCTGGAACGCCGCGATCATGGTGCACCGCGCCCAGCGTCCGGGAATCGGCGTGGGCGGCCACATTTCGACGTACGCCTCGTCGGCGGCGCTGTACGAGGTCGGTTTCAACCACTTCTTCCGCGGCAAGGCGCACCCGGGCGGCGGCGACCAGGTGTTCATCCAGGGCCACGCGTCCCCCGGGATTTACGCGCGCGCGTTCCTGGAAGGCCGGCTGACCGCTGACCGACTCGACGGCTTTCGGCAGGAGCACAGCCACCCGGGCGGCGGGCTGCCGTCGTATCCCCACCCGCGGCTGATGCCCGACTTCTGGGAGTTCCCGACGGTGTCGATGGGCCTGGGCCCGATGAACGCCATCTACCAGGCCCGCTTCAACCACTACCTGCACGACCGCGGCATCAAGGACACCTCGGATCAGCATGTGTGGGCGTTCCTCGGCGACGGCGAGATGGACGAACCGGAGAGCCGCGGCCTGATCCAGGTGGCCGCCAACGAGGCGCTGGACAATTTGACGTTCGTCATCAACTGCAACCTGCAGCGCCTCGACGGTCCGGTGCGCGGAAACGGCAAGATCATTCAGGAACTGGAGTCGTTCTTCCGCGGCGCCGGATGGAACGTGATCAAGGTGGTCTGGGGCCGCGAGTGGGACGCCCTGCTGCACGCCGACCGCGACGGCGCGCTGGTGAACCTGATGAACACCACGCCCGACGGCGACTACCAGACCTACAAGGCTAACGACGGCGCCTACGTCCGCGACCACTTCTTCGGCCGCGATCCGCGCACCAAGGCGCTCGTCGAATCGATGACCGATTCCGAGATCTGGAATCTCAAGCGCGGTGGCCACGACTACCGCAAGGTCTATGCCGCCTACCGCGCCGCCGTCGACCACAAGGGACAGCCGACGGTGATCCTGGCCAAGACCATCAAGGGCTACTCGCTGGGCGCGCACTTCCAGGGTCGTAACGCCACGCATCAGATGAAAAAGCTTGCGATAGAAGACCTTAAGTATTTCCGCGACGCCATCCGGATTCCGATCAGCGACGCTCAACTGGAGGAAGACCCCTACCTGCCGCCCTACTATCACCCCGGACCCGATGCCCCCGAGATCCGCTACATGCTGGACCGGCGTCGCCAGCTAGGCGGCTTCCTGCCCGAGCGCCCGACGAAAGCCAAGGCGCTCAAGCTTCCCAGCCGCGACATCTACGCACCGCTGAAGAAGGGCTCGGGGCACCAAGAGGTCGCCACCACGATGGCACTGGTGCGCACCTTCAAAGAAGTGATGCGGGACAAGGAGATTGGCCCGCGTATCGTGCCGATCATTCCCGACGAGGCCCGCACGTTCGGCATGGACTCGTGGTTCCCGTCGCTGAAGATCTACAACCGCCTCGGCCAGCTCTACACGGCGGTGGACGCCGATTTGATGTTGGCGTACAAGGAAAGTGAAATCGGGCAGATCCTGCACGAGGGCATCAACGAGGCCGGCTCGACTGCGTCGTTCACCGCGGCCGGCACGTCGTACGCGACGCACAACGAGCCGATGATCCCGCTCTACATCTTCTACTCGATGTTCGGGTTCCAGCGCACCGGCGACGGGTTCTGGGCTGCGGCCGACCAGATGGCGCGCGGATTTGTGTTGGGGGCCACCGCCGGTCGCACCACGCTGACCGGCGAGGGCCTGCAGCACGCCGACGGTCACTCGCTACTGCTGGCCGCCACGAACCCGGCGGTCGTCTCGTACGACCCGGCGTTCGCCTACGAGATCGCCTACATCGTCGAGAGCGGGCTGGCGCGGATGTTCGGCCCCAACCCGGAGAACATCTACTTCTACATCACCATCTACAACGAGCCCTACGTACAGCCGGCCGAGCCGCACAACCTCGATCCCGAGGGCGTGCTGCGCGGAATCTACCGGTACCAGATGGCCAGCGAGCGGCGCACCAACACCGCGCAGATCCTGGCCTCCGGGGTGGCGATGCCGTCGGCGGTGAAGGCGGCCGAGATGCTGGCCGCCGAGTGGGACGTCGCCGCCGACGTGTGGTCGGTGACCAGTTGGGGTGAGCTCAATCGCGACGGGCTGGCGATCCAGCAGGCCCAGCTGCGTTATCCCGACAAGCCGGCCGGCGTCCCGTACATCACGAAAGCGCTCGAAGGCGCCACCGGGCCGGTGATCGCCGTGTCGGACTGGATGCGTGGGGTGCCCGAGCAGATCCGGCAGTGGGTGCCGAATACCTTCGTCACGCTGGGCACCGACGGGTTCGGCTTCTCCGACACCCGCCCGGCGGCCCGGCGGTTCTTCAACACCGACGCGGAGTCGCAGGTGGTGGCGGTGCTCGAGGCGCTGGCCCGCGACGGCGAGATCGACCCGTCGGTGCCGCTCGCGGCGGCGCGTCAGTACCGGATCGACGACGTCCAGGCCGCGCCGAAGCAGACGTCCGACCCCGGCGTCGCCTAGGCCGCGGATTACAACGTCATCCGGGTCATCCGACCGCTACCGCCAAGTCAGCGGCGGCGAGGTCGACACCGGATAGACCCTGGGTCAGCAAGTCCACGTTGACCTGCGGTTGAATCGCCGCGGTCCCCGCCAGACCCGGCGAAGCACTCAGCGGCGACACCGCCCCCAGCCCGGTAGGAGCGCCGGTGGCGGGCGCGAGCGTGGCAAGGGTGACGGTGCCGGACACATTGGTGATGGAGGCGTTGGCGGCACCCACCGTGACGGTAACGCCGTCGCCGAAGGTGAAGATCTGGGACGGAGCGGCACCGGTGGCTAGTGTGACGGAGCCGGAGTTGAGGAAGAGTGCTGCTGGGTTGACCGAATCCACCGGGGTCACGGTGATGGGCGCGGTTTCGGCCCAGAAAAACATTCCTCCGCCGGACGGGACACCGTTCACCAGGGCGTTGGATATCAGGGTGACCTTGCCGCCGAGGTTGACGACGATGGAGCCGTTGGTGCTGATTTGGGTGTCGGCCAGGCCCAAGCTGCCAACGGTGACGAGTCCCGACCCGGGATTGACGGAGACGTCCACGCTGTCGCCGAGGCTGAGGGTGCTCCCGGGTGGCGCGGTGACGGTGGTCCCCGGGTCGACGGGGGTCGCGCCGGCGGTGTGCGCTGAGGCGTTGTTCGAGGCAAGCTGAATCGCCGATTGGGTGCGTCCGCTGGTGGCCTGGCTGGCGGCCCGGGTGACGGCGTTGACCTCGTCGTTCTGCCCGTTGGGGTTAGTGGTCTGGGACGGTTCGTCGAATGGTTCCAGGCTGCTTGCGGTTTCCGAGGCGACGGCGTAGCCGTACATCGCGGTCGCATCCTGGACCCACATGCCCAGGTACTCGGCCTCGGTGGCCGCGATCGCCGCGGTGTTCTGACCGAAAAAGTTGGTCGCCACCAGTACCATCAGCCGGGCCCGATTGGCGGCGATCGCCGGCGGGGGCACCGTCATCGCGAACGCCGCCTCGTACGCCGCTGCCGCGCCGTAGGCCTGGGTCGCGGTCTGCGCGGCGCGAATGGCGCTGACCTGCAGCCACGCCACATGCCGGGAGGCCGCGGCGGCCATCCTCATCGAGGAGGGGCCCAACCACCGGCCGACCAGTGCGGAATTCTCCGAGGAACAACCCCTCGCGGCAGCCTCCAGCTGGGCGGCCGTCGCCTCCCAGCCGGCCGCGGCAGCGAGCATCGGCCCCGACCCCGGCCCGGTATACATCAGCCCCGAATTGACCTCTGGCGGCAGCAAACCAAATCCATAGCCGTGCTCCCTATTTCGCAAATATGAGCTCACCGATATCGGCGCAATCGTAGCGAACAGACGCACTCACCGCATCACGAGAAGAGCAGGGTCACAAGGCACGCGAGAATAGCAGTAGTGCAAGGCTTTTAAGAGTCACGTTCTCCGTATAGGCCTATCCATCACAGGCCGCGAGCCCCACCCGTGGCCCGCGACCGCGCAACGCCGATGGCAAACATCGCCTGACAATGTTTAGCAACTGCGGTGCACCACGCGACCAAGTCCACTGCGCGGCGAGCCGGGCCCAGGCCGCCGACCCGCCGAACGCCCGCCCGTCGGCCACGCCGCGCCGCATCCCGCCGAGCGTCACGCTGGCGTGGCATGCGGCGTCGAGTCCTGAGCGCCGAGCGCGCGGCCAGCCGGGCCGTTCGCGCCCCGACACCCGACCCGCTTTGGCGGAAAGTTCCATAAATCGGGCGTAGGTTTTAGGGGTGAATGACAACCCCTTCGCCGGCCCGTTCGCCAAGCATCCGAGGTCGCCCCTCGAGACCCTGGACACGGTCCCCGACTCCGTGCTGCGGCGGCTCAAGCAGTACTCCGGCCGGCTGGCCACCGAGGCCGTCACGGCCATGGGCGAACGGTTGCCCTTCTTCGCCGAGCTGGAAGCGTCGCAGCGGGCCAGCGTGGCGCTCGTGGTACAGACGGCCGTCGTGAACTT from the Mycobacterium lentiflavum genome contains:
- a CDS encoding SDR family NAD(P)-dependent oxidoreductase, whose amino-acid sequence is MRTILSWLTVSTMVPTLVDSVNHARETGAAMQTRATATTSAFARRYGPWALVTGASDGIGREFVTQLAARGLNVVLVARRAAMLEALSAELVAHQHVSCRVVPLDLAQPHSVDRLVAATSDLDIGLVVAAAGFGTSGRLIDAPLTAEVELLTVNCAAVLEMTWHYGRRLAERGRGGIVLMSSLLGFAGVPQAANYAATKAYIQSLAEGLSREFAPMGVDVISSAPGPVHSGFRGSREYAHRRRDETRGGCPRNLARPGPSHHHTSRRAGEATGLVTVAAAATVAGPGVGAGDEIDGGRRRKAAAGARLVNLGRDRQPVRQHCQRP
- a CDS encoding DUF3052 domain-containing protein — its product is MVAADDASNYARKLGVQRDQVVQEFGWDEDTDDDIRAAVEEACGSELLDEDTDEVVDVVLLWWRDGDGDLVDTLMDAISPLAEDGVIWVLTPKTGKPGHVLPAEIAEAAPTAGLMPTSSVNLGDWSASRLVQPKSRAGKR
- the aceE gene encoding pyruvate dehydrogenase (acetyl-transferring), homodimeric type, whose amino-acid sequence is MTTEFARHDLAKTPSNGSEPDRVRVIRDGVASYLPDIDPEETSEWLESFDELLERSGPGRARYLMLRLLERAGEQRVSLPALTSTDYVNTIPTELEPWFPGDEDVERRFRAWIRWNAAIMVHRAQRPGIGVGGHISTYASSAALYEVGFNHFFRGKAHPGGGDQVFIQGHASPGIYARAFLEGRLTADRLDGFRQEHSHPGGGLPSYPHPRLMPDFWEFPTVSMGLGPMNAIYQARFNHYLHDRGIKDTSDQHVWAFLGDGEMDEPESRGLIQVAANEALDNLTFVINCNLQRLDGPVRGNGKIIQELESFFRGAGWNVIKVVWGREWDALLHADRDGALVNLMNTTPDGDYQTYKANDGAYVRDHFFGRDPRTKALVESMTDSEIWNLKRGGHDYRKVYAAYRAAVDHKGQPTVILAKTIKGYSLGAHFQGRNATHQMKKLAIEDLKYFRDAIRIPISDAQLEEDPYLPPYYHPGPDAPEIRYMLDRRRQLGGFLPERPTKAKALKLPSRDIYAPLKKGSGHQEVATTMALVRTFKEVMRDKEIGPRIVPIIPDEARTFGMDSWFPSLKIYNRLGQLYTAVDADLMLAYKESEIGQILHEGINEAGSTASFTAAGTSYATHNEPMIPLYIFYSMFGFQRTGDGFWAAADQMARGFVLGATAGRTTLTGEGLQHADGHSLLLAATNPAVVSYDPAFAYEIAYIVESGLARMFGPNPENIYFYITIYNEPYVQPAEPHNLDPEGVLRGIYRYQMASERRTNTAQILASGVAMPSAVKAAEMLAAEWDVAADVWSVTSWGELNRDGLAIQQAQLRYPDKPAGVPYITKALEGATGPVIAVSDWMRGVPEQIRQWVPNTFVTLGTDGFGFSDTRPAARRFFNTDAESQVVAVLEALARDGEIDPSVPLAAARQYRIDDVQAAPKQTSDPGVA
- a CDS encoding DUF2510 domain-containing protein, producing the protein MSSEQAPPPPKSAPGWYPDPAGVGHGLQRYFDGRQWTSEWAFAAEALKDSPADPSKKDISRKAALAVAALVALGLLIIIGKSWGFDDRNDSQATSSSSGPAAAGPSTLTEAMPPTPTGPKKPDGVAFAISAGPNGDVVDARFAIRDNYTETMIKDGARHDTIDILRYARATYPDASAVNVQGTFPMTDPYGNTATHVAIDLTYSRETLNKINFDGVSKNSIWEIRDSGSILPAFQP
- a CDS encoding peroxiredoxin, whose amino-acid sequence is MLPVGTTAPDFTLRDQNQQRVTLSSYRGDKNVLLVFFPLAFTGICQGELDLLRDHLPEFENDESVVLAISVGPPPTHKVWSIESGFLFPVLSDFWPHGEVCQAYGVFNDHAGYPNRGTFVVDRSGIIRFAEMKEPGEARDQRLWTEALDALRA
- a CDS encoding DUF732 domain-containing protein is translated as MLTGTYRFNGITSYVGIPIAAIALLGGVAIVRGGAAAADPNDDKFLALLDDEGVPAVAGVPSLVETAHKVCQALDNGTPANRVVDTLVDNAVSDDPSQSQIARGPLTRTEGRFVIAAVGAYCPYDKSKLAVLITRPKAGWNEPTRRAADGIHPAGFQVHGSAPVSLIGIVRPAGIADPDPPTIPEPPPLAHLQAPPPPIAAPPRPQQPLPQRLPAPPPQEPPPPQQLPAPPQQLPPAPQEPPPPPQQVAPPPPQEPPPPPPQQLPPPSPPAPPPPPTSPPKEPGLIRVAP
- a CDS encoding TetR/AcrR family transcriptional regulator; this translates as MAAQQVIAERGVENLSLREVARKLGVSHQAPYKHYPSRDHLLAEVMRRCFQRFAEYLDAREHFDDPGDELASLGRRYLSYAQQHPLEYRLMFSTPWPETAEGPELVRDAIHAFDVLRQALRRIHGPATSSSDQVDLDALFIWSSMHGLAGALNGDVVGRLRLTPDVLDRATTHVMQRIGHALED
- a CDS encoding PPE family protein, giving the protein MSSYLRNREHGYGFGLLPPEVNSGLMYTGPGSGPMLAAAAGWEATAAQLEAAARGCSSENSALVGRWLGPSSMRMAAAASRHVAWLQVSAIRAAQTATQAYGAAAAYEAAFAMTVPPPAIAANRARLMVLVATNFFGQNTAAIAATEAEYLGMWVQDATAMYGYAVASETASSLEPFDEPSQTTNPNGQNDEVNAVTRAASQATSGRTQSAIQLASNNASAHTAGATPVDPGTTVTAPPGSTLSLGDSVDVSVNPGSGLVTVGSLGLADTQISTNGSIVVNLGGKVTLISNALVNGVPSGGGMFFWAETAPITVTPVDSVNPAALFLNSGSVTLATGAAPSQIFTFGDGVTVTVGAANASITNVSGTVTLATLAPATGAPTGLGAVSPLSASPGLAGTAAIQPQVNVDLLTQGLSGVDLAAADLAVAVG
- a CDS encoding glycosyltransferase — encoded protein: MKFVLAGYGTRGDVEPFAALARELRSRGHDVCLAVPPWMLGFVESTGLAAVAFGTNPPPLGGVDDVVRRVTQILADWSTGFKALANGADLLVTGKGEQRVAANVAEYYGIPHAALHFFPGDPTIPGGLMGELTQQAHNAQRRDLSLPDVAAPAREPLEIQAYDEFCFPGLATEWAQRGKRRPFVGALTMELPTDADAEVLSWIAAGTPPIYFGFGGAMTLPNPAETVAVITAACAQLGERALIGGGPPGIAPAGHVKLVDAVNHAAVFPACRAVVHHGGAGTTATAMRAGVPTLILWHAGDDQPVWAAAVTRLGVGFGREFWSTTPDLLIAGLRSILAPDCVARARELATTTTEPAESVARAADLLEDAAGAGRGG